Proteins encoded within one genomic window of Lysinibacillus louembei:
- a CDS encoding CamS family sex pheromone protein has translation MTRFRWVSVLVAAAILAGCTPSFKQSTEVVQQTDDAEEAETTHITSRQLSENYYRTLTPYKESASRGLIVSNIYTKYDVKEVENGLMRISQNVFETDKYFFQEGQYLSANTVSYWLARENQTTDKGEDLQGLNPSSLDANGKELAPTVKAVEAPVYLAHIVEQNYLTMTDDNKVKLGGMSIGLALNSIYYYQKEKYGEYFEEPIPNEKLEAAAKEIAEEVVARLRTRSELADVPIVIGLFKQQPRNSIVPGTYFAYSVVDSGKSGLGEWQKINEAYVTFPMSSPVETYREDNDKFQNFKQDIDKYFSNFTSVIGTGFYQNNKLQNLEVEIPIQFYGTTEIIGFTQYLTDVMLKQLPSDVTITVSVTSVNGPEVLIKKERNSDKPFVHIYE, from the coding sequence ATGACTCGATTTCGCTGGGTATCGGTGCTCGTAGCAGCAGCTATATTAGCTGGCTGTACACCTTCCTTCAAGCAAAGCACGGAGGTTGTGCAGCAGACAGACGATGCAGAAGAAGCAGAAACAACACATATTACAAGCAGACAATTAAGTGAAAATTATTATAGGACATTAACACCTTATAAAGAAAGTGCGAGCAGAGGCTTAATTGTCTCTAATATTTATACGAAATATGACGTAAAAGAAGTAGAAAATGGCTTGATGCGTATTTCACAAAATGTTTTTGAAACAGATAAATACTTTTTCCAAGAAGGACAGTACTTATCCGCAAATACGGTAAGCTACTGGCTTGCACGTGAAAATCAAACAACGGACAAAGGTGAAGATCTACAAGGCTTAAACCCGTCTAGTTTAGATGCGAATGGCAAGGAGCTGGCGCCAACTGTTAAAGCTGTAGAGGCACCTGTTTATTTAGCACATATTGTTGAGCAAAATTATTTAACGATGACAGATGATAATAAAGTGAAGCTTGGTGGTATGTCAATTGGGCTTGCGCTCAATTCGATTTACTATTATCAAAAGGAAAAGTATGGGGAATATTTTGAGGAACCAATTCCTAATGAAAAGCTAGAGGCAGCAGCGAAGGAAATAGCAGAGGAAGTTGTAGCTCGCCTACGCACACGCTCAGAGCTTGCAGATGTACCAATCGTTATAGGGCTATTTAAGCAGCAGCCTCGAAATTCCATTGTACCAGGCACTTATTTTGCCTATAGTGTGGTAGATAGCGGGAAAAGCGGTCTAGGTGAGTGGCAAAAAATTAACGAGGCATATGTGACGTTCCCAATGAGCTCGCCTGTGGAGACATATCGTGAAGATAATGATAAGTTCCAAAACTTTAAGCAAGACATCGATAAATATTTCTCTAATTTTACAAGTGTTATCGGTACAGGCTTTTATCAAAATAACAAGCTTCAAAATTTAGAGGTGGAAATTCCGATACAGTTTTATGGTACAACGGAAATTATTGGTTTCACACAGTATTTAACAGATGTTATGCTTAAGCAATTGCCTAGCGATGTAACAATTACAGTGAGTGTGACATCGGTTAATGGACCAGAAGTATTAATCAAAAAGGAACGCAATAGCGATAAGCCTTTTGTCCATATTTATGAATAG
- the gatB gene encoding Asp-tRNA(Asn)/Glu-tRNA(Gln) amidotransferase subunit GatB, whose translation MNFETIIGLEVHVELKTESKIFSSSPNHFGAEPNTNTSVIDLGYPGVLPVLNKNVVDFAMRAALALNMEIEQETKFDRKNYFYPDNPKAYQISQFDKPIGKNGWIEIEVDGYKKRIGITRLHMEEDAGKLTHADGYSLVDFNRQGTPLVEIVSEPDIRTPNEAYAYLEKLKSIIQYTGVSDVRMEEGSLRCDANISLRPYGQEKFGTKTELKNLNSFNFVRKGLEHEEVRQAEVLRAGGEIEQETRRFDEKTGKTILMRVKEGADDYRYFPEPDLVRLSIDNEWLERVKASIPELPDARKARYESELGLTAYDAAVLVINKDISDFFDATVAAGADAKLAANWLMGDVSAYLNAEGKELKDTALTPENLAGMVKLISDGTISSKIAKKVFTELVANGGDAAKIVKEKGLVQISDPAVILGFVTEVLDNDTKSVEDFKAGKDRAIKAMLGQIMKASKGQANPQLTNQILLEELAKR comes from the coding sequence ATGAACTTTGAAACAATTATCGGTTTAGAAGTGCACGTTGAGTTAAAAACAGAATCCAAAATTTTCTCAAGCTCACCAAACCATTTTGGTGCTGAGCCAAATACAAATACATCGGTTATCGACTTAGGCTATCCAGGCGTATTACCTGTATTGAATAAAAATGTTGTGGACTTCGCGATGCGTGCAGCACTTGCACTCAACATGGAAATCGAGCAAGAAACAAAATTTGATCGTAAAAATTATTTCTACCCAGACAATCCGAAAGCTTACCAAATTTCACAATTTGATAAGCCAATCGGTAAAAATGGCTGGATTGAAATTGAAGTAGATGGCTACAAAAAGCGCATCGGTATTACGCGCCTTCATATGGAGGAGGATGCTGGTAAATTAACACATGCGGATGGCTACTCTTTAGTTGACTTTAACCGTCAAGGGACGCCATTAGTGGAAATCGTTTCTGAGCCAGATATTCGCACACCAAATGAAGCATATGCCTACTTAGAAAAATTAAAATCTATTATTCAATATACAGGCGTGTCGGATGTACGTATGGAGGAAGGCTCGCTGCGCTGTGATGCTAACATTTCATTACGTCCATATGGTCAAGAAAAATTCGGTACAAAAACAGAATTGAAAAACTTAAACTCCTTCAACTTCGTGCGCAAAGGTTTAGAGCATGAGGAAGTACGTCAAGCTGAAGTATTGCGTGCTGGTGGCGAGATTGAGCAAGAAACACGCCGCTTTGATGAGAAAACAGGTAAAACAATTTTAATGCGTGTCAAAGAAGGCGCGGATGATTACCGCTACTTCCCAGAGCCAGATTTAGTGCGCTTATCGATTGATAACGAATGGTTAGAGCGCGTAAAAGCGTCTATTCCAGAGCTGCCAGATGCACGTAAAGCTCGCTACGAATCTGAGCTAGGTCTAACAGCTTATGATGCGGCAGTGCTTGTTATCAATAAGGATATTTCCGATTTCTTTGATGCGACAGTGGCAGCAGGTGCTGATGCAAAGCTAGCAGCAAACTGGTTAATGGGCGATGTATCTGCATACTTAAATGCAGAAGGTAAGGAATTAAAAGATACAGCGTTAACACCTGAAAACTTAGCAGGTATGGTGAAGCTGATTTCCGATGGGACGATTTCATCAAAAATCGCGAAAAAGGTATTCACGGAGCTTGTTGCAAACGGTGGCGATGCAGCGAAAATCGTTAAAGAAAAAGGCTTAGTACAAATTTCTGATCCTGCTGTTATTTTAGGCTTTGTTACAGAAGTGTTAGATAATGACACAAAATCTGTAGAAGACTTTAAAGCAGGGAAGGACCGCGCAATTAAAGCGATGCTAGGTCAAATTATGAAAGCATCTAAAGGACAAGCAAACCCTCAGCTAACAAATCAAATTTTATTAGAAGAGCTTGCGAAACGCTAA
- the gatC gene encoding Asp-tRNA(Asn)/Glu-tRNA(Gln) amidotransferase subunit GatC encodes MAKLTKEEVKHVAHLARLAITEEEAEKFAEQLGKITDFAEQLNELDTTNVEPTSHVLPLVNVLREDVAGEGLAREKMMLNVKEQEAGQVKVPSILD; translated from the coding sequence ATGGCTAAACTAACAAAAGAGGAAGTAAAGCATGTTGCTCATTTAGCACGACTTGCGATTACGGAAGAGGAAGCAGAAAAGTTTGCAGAGCAATTGGGGAAAATTACTGATTTTGCAGAGCAGCTAAATGAATTAGATACAACAAATGTTGAGCCAACATCACATGTTTTACCATTGGTCAATGTATTGCGTGAAGATGTTGCAGGTGAAGGCTTAGCGCGTGAAAAAATGATGCTAAATGTCAAGGAACAAGAAGCAGGACAAGTAAAAGTACCGTCAATTTTAGACTAA
- the gatA gene encoding Asp-tRNA(Asn)/Glu-tRNA(Gln) amidotransferase subunit GatA, translating into MTLFERSAHELQESLHKGDLTIADLTNEAFARIEALDGDVQSFLALNKEQATAQAAELDKVPFAERGPLFGLPIGVKDNIVTEGLETTCASKILEGFMPIYDATVVKKLREAGMVTVGKLNMDEFAMGSSNENSYYKTTKNPWNLAHVPGGSSGASAASVAAGEVPFSLGSDTGGSIRQPAAYCGVVGMKPTYGRVSRFGLVAFASSLDQIGPITRNVRDNALLLEAISGVDANDSTSANVPVPNYAAALNGDIKGLRIAVPKEFLGEGVGEAARQSVLDALEVLKGLGATVEEVSLPHSKYALAAYYILSSSEASSNLSRFDGIRYGFRAEGVKNLMELYKETRAQGFGDEVKRRIMLGTYSLSAGTYDAYYKKAQQVRTLIKEDYDKVFADFDVIIGPTSPTPAFKIGENIDDPMTMYANDILTIPINLAGVPAISIPCGFENGLPLGLQIIGKHFDEETIYRTAYAYEQATDFHSKTPQIWEVK; encoded by the coding sequence ATGACGTTATTTGAGCGTTCAGCACATGAGCTGCAAGAAAGCTTACATAAAGGCGATCTAACAATCGCTGATTTAACAAATGAAGCATTCGCACGCATTGAAGCATTAGATGGGGATGTACAATCATTTTTAGCATTAAATAAAGAGCAAGCAACTGCACAAGCGGCAGAATTAGATAAAGTGCCTTTCGCGGAGCGTGGACCATTATTTGGTTTACCAATCGGTGTAAAGGATAATATCGTGACAGAAGGCTTAGAAACAACATGCGCCTCTAAAATTTTGGAAGGCTTCATGCCAATTTATGATGCAACAGTTGTGAAAAAGCTACGTGAAGCAGGCATGGTTACAGTTGGGAAGCTAAACATGGATGAGTTCGCAATGGGCTCTTCGAATGAAAACTCTTATTATAAAACGACAAAAAACCCTTGGAACCTTGCACACGTACCAGGCGGCTCTTCAGGTGCATCAGCAGCATCTGTTGCTGCAGGAGAAGTACCTTTCTCATTAGGCTCTGATACAGGTGGTTCGATTCGTCAGCCAGCCGCTTATTGTGGCGTTGTTGGAATGAAGCCAACATATGGTCGTGTATCACGCTTTGGTTTAGTAGCATTCGCATCTTCACTTGATCAAATCGGTCCGATCACGCGCAACGTACGTGATAATGCATTATTATTAGAAGCTATTTCGGGTGTGGATGCAAATGACTCAACATCTGCGAACGTGCCGGTGCCAAACTATGCAGCTGCATTAAATGGCGATATTAAAGGCTTACGTATCGCTGTACCGAAAGAGTTTTTAGGTGAAGGTGTAGGCGAGGCTGCACGTCAATCTGTATTAGATGCACTAGAAGTATTAAAAGGCTTAGGTGCAACAGTGGAAGAGGTATCGTTACCGCATTCTAAATATGCATTAGCAGCTTACTACATTTTATCGTCATCAGAAGCATCATCAAACCTTTCTCGCTTCGATGGTATTCGTTATGGCTTCCGCGCTGAAGGCGTGAAAAATTTAATGGAGCTATATAAAGAAACACGTGCACAAGGCTTTGGTGATGAAGTAAAACGCCGTATTATGCTTGGCACATATTCATTATCAGCAGGCACGTATGATGCTTATTATAAAAAGGCACAACAAGTGCGTACGTTGATTAAAGAAGACTATGATAAAGTATTTGCAGACTTTGATGTGATTATCGGTCCTACATCGCCAACACCAGCATTTAAAATTGGTGAAAACATTGATGACCCAATGACGATGTATGCAAATGATATTTTAACAATTCCAATTAACTTAGCAGGTGTACCAGCGATTTCAATTCCATGTGGCTTTGAAAATGGTCTGCCATTAGGCTTACAAATTATCGGTAAGCATTTTGATGAGGAAACAATTTATCGCACAGCTTATGCATATGAGCAAGCAACAGACTTCCATAGCAAAACACCTCAAATTTGGGAGGTAAAATAA
- a CDS encoding thioredoxin family protein translates to MKTEQQYFDEAISIAQYMNEMSTLKEESFAIYNQFTVPKDAFIEQLKNSDVHILAITEDWCGDAMLNNPIVRKVAEAAGLDMRATLRDADTDLIDQYLTNGGRAIPIYLLLNATGEVVGKWGPRAPELQQFVMDARAGLPDKEDPAFEEAQKAMYTNMRQQYIEDSKYWTYVYEDFKKAVSAIL, encoded by the coding sequence ATGAAAACAGAACAACAATATTTTGATGAAGCGATTTCGATTGCACAATATATGAACGAGATGTCAACATTAAAAGAAGAAAGCTTTGCTATTTACAATCAATTCACTGTGCCAAAAGATGCATTTATTGAGCAATTAAAAAATAGCGATGTGCACATTTTAGCGATTACGGAAGACTGGTGTGGCGATGCCATGCTCAACAATCCAATCGTGCGTAAAGTGGCAGAGGCAGCAGGCTTAGACATGCGTGCAACATTGCGCGATGCAGATACAGATTTAATTGATCAATATTTAACAAATGGTGGTCGTGCAATTCCAATTTATTTACTATTAAACGCAACAGGCGAAGTTGTAGGGAAATGGGGCCCACGTGCGCCAGAGCTACAGCAATTTGTGATGGATGCACGCGCAGGATTACCTGACAAAGAGGACCCAGCATTTGAAGAGGCACAAAAAGCAATGTATACGAATATGCGTCAACAATACATTGAGGATAGCAAATATTGGACATATGTTTATGAGGATTTCAAGAAAGCTGTTTCAGCAATCCTATAG
- a CDS encoding diacylglycerol kinase yields MKRARIIYNPTSGREAFKKHLPEVLEKLEIAGYETSCHATTCEGDATAAAKAAVERQFDVVIAVGGDGTLNEVVAGISGFDKRPKLGLIPMGTTNDFARAIHIPRKIDEAVEIIVKGDTLPVDVGILNNERYFINIAAGGRITELTYEVPSKMKTVLGQLAYYLKGIEMIPSIKATHMRIEIDEEVFDGNAMMFLCGLTNSVGGFEKIAPDASINDGLFTVMVLKECSITDFIKIASLALRGEHLNDERVIYRKANKVKVTSDDEVHLNLDGEYGGDAPATFQNLKRHIEIFVPIEEIREEDRV; encoded by the coding sequence ATGAAACGAGCACGAATCATTTATAATCCCACTTCTGGTCGTGAAGCATTTAAAAAGCATTTACCAGAGGTATTAGAAAAACTAGAAATAGCAGGCTATGAAACATCATGTCATGCAACGACATGTGAAGGAGATGCAACGGCAGCAGCTAAGGCGGCTGTGGAGCGACAATTTGATGTGGTGATTGCCGTTGGTGGCGATGGTACACTAAACGAAGTAGTAGCAGGTATTAGCGGCTTTGACAAGCGCCCCAAACTCGGCTTAATTCCGATGGGAACAACGAATGATTTCGCACGCGCTATCCATATCCCACGTAAAATTGATGAGGCAGTAGAAATTATTGTCAAAGGCGATACATTGCCTGTGGACGTTGGCATATTAAATAATGAGCGCTATTTCATCAATATTGCGGCAGGCGGACGAATTACAGAGCTGACATATGAGGTGCCAAGCAAAATGAAAACGGTGCTAGGTCAGCTTGCCTATTATTTAAAAGGTATCGAAATGATTCCCTCGATTAAGGCGACACATATGAGAATTGAAATCGATGAGGAAGTGTTTGATGGTAATGCAATGATGTTTTTATGCGGCTTAACGAACTCGGTAGGTGGCTTCGAAAAAATTGCGCCAGATGCTTCAATCAACGATGGGCTATTTACAGTGATGGTACTGAAAGAATGCTCAATTACCGATTTTATTAAAATTGCTTCTTTAGCGTTGCGTGGGGAACATTTGAATGATGAGCGTGTCATTTATCGCAAAGCAAATAAAGTAAAAGTCACATCGGATGACGAGGTGCATTTAAATTTAGATGGGGAATACGGTGGCGATGCGCCAGCAACATTCCAAAATTTAAAGCGACATATTGAGATTTTTGTTCCAATCGAGGAAATTCGTGAGGAAGATCGAGTTTAG